The sequence GATCTGTCTGAAAATGTCATTCTGACGACCGTTGATGACCTCTACAACTGGTGTCGGCTGTCTAGCCTGTTTCCGCTGCTCTACGGCACCGCCTGTTGCTTCATTGAGTTTGCGGCGTTAATTGGCTCCCGGTTTGACTTTGACCGGTTTGGGCTACTGCCTCGGGCCAGTCCCCGGCAGGCTGATTTAATTATTACTGCTGGTACGGTAACCATGAAGATGGCCCCAGCTCTAGTGCGGCTCTACGAGCAGATGCCCGATCCTAAGTACGTGATTGCGATGGGAGCCTGCACCATTACCGGCGGTATGTTTAGCACCGACTCACCTTCGGCGGTACGTGGAGTTGACAAATTAATTCCGGTAGATGTGTACATTCCAGGTTGCCCGCCGCGACCTGAGGCCATCATTGACGCCATCATTAAGCTGCGTAAGAAGGTGGCCACCGAATCGATGCAAGATCGGGCTTACACCCTACAAACCCACCGCTTTTACGAACGCAGTCACGACCTCAAGACGGTGCCTCCGATTTTGACCGGACAGTACCTCCAGATGGGCACCCACTCCACGCCTCCGAAGGAGTTGATGGAGGCGATGGGGATGCCGATTCCTGAGACCGTGGCTGAGCTGGCCCCTGAACGTGAGGATTCCTAAATGGCTGAATCAGATACTCAATCGCCTTCCCCTGAACCATCGTCTGAGGGTAGCTCGGCACCTTTGGTCGAAGCTGGGGCAACCTCTAGCTGGCTTACGGAAAATGGGTTTGACCATGATCTAGAACCTCGAGATCACTTAGGGGTCGAGATTATTAAGGTTAACCCTCAATTTTTAATCCCCATTTGCACGGCGCTGTACGCCTACGGCTTTAATTATCTTCAGTGCCAGGGGGCCTACGATGATGGCCCTGGCAAAGACCTGGTGAGCTTTTATCACCTAATCAAGCTGGACGACAACGTCGATCGGCCCGAGGAAGTGCGCGTGAAGGTGTTTTTGCCTCGCCACGACCCTCGGGTGCCCTCGGTGTACTGGATTTGGAAAGCCGCTGACTGGCAAGAGCGGGAGAGCTACGATATGTACGGCATTATTTACGAAGGGCATCCCAATCTTAAGCGGTTGCTAATGCCAGAAGACTGGGTAGGCTGGCCCCTGCGTAAAGATTACATTTCCCCAGATTTCTACGAACTTCAAGATGCCTACTAAGGCAACGTTGAAAAAGGCTACCCCAGGGTGGCCTTTTTGTTGCCCAAAAATCACCTTAGCTGTGAGACAGGCGGGTGACAAAGCTGCGGAGGCACTCCCCGACAGGGTAAGATCTGACCTTGATTGAGCAAGTGAGAGGACAGACCCCTGAAAACCCGCGTTATTATCGTGCGCCACGGGCAGAGCACCTACAACCAGCTAAAGCGTATCCAAGGCCACTGCGACGAATCAGAATTGACCCCGATGGGCGAGGCCCAGGCATTGCAGGTGGGGCAGGCTCTGGCAGGCATTCCCTTTGATGCGGTATGGGCTAGCCCTCTCAAGCGCGCCCGCAAGACAGCAGAGCTGATCGTCAGTGAGCTACAAAAGGCCACGCCTGGGCTGGCAGCCCCTACCTTTACCGATGAGCTCAAGGAAATTAGCCTGCCGCTGTGGGAGGGGATGGCGTTTACCGAGGCGGAGGGCCAGTATGCCGAAAGCTTTTATCAGTGGCGCACTGACCCAGCCAACTTTGTGATGGCTGTGCCCCACCCGGAAGGGACTACGGTTGATTTTTATCCCATTCGTGAGCTGTACCAGCAGGCGGCCCGGTTTTGGCAGGGGTTGCTGGCTCAACACCAGGGCCAAACTCTTTTGGTGGTGGCCCATAGCGCTATTAATCGAGCGTTGATTAGCACTGCCATTGGCCTAGGGCCAGAATACTTTAACAACCTGAATCAGTCTAACTGTAGTATCAGTGTGCTGAACTTTGCCGGGGGCTGGCCGAGCCCCGTGCAGGTGGAGGCGATGAATTTGACCAGTCATCTGGGCGACCCGCTGCCCGCCATGCGCCAGGGACACCGGGGGCCACGCATGCTGCTGGTGCGCCACGGTGAAACGGAGTGGAACCGGCAGGGGCGTTTTCAGGGGCAGATAGATGTACCGCTGAATGACAATGGTCGAGCCCAGGGGGCGAAGGCGGCGGCGTTTCTTCAGCCGGTGGCGATTGATGCAGCCTATACCAGCTTTATGGCCCGGCCTAGGGAAACCGCTGAACTTATTCTTCAGCACCACCCAGGCTTAACGCTGCACGCCGTAAATGAGCTGCAAGAAATTAGCCACGGTGAGTGGGAAGGACTGTTTGAGGCCGAGATTGAGGGAGGCTATCCGGGGATGCTGGAGCAGTGGCAGAGTGCGCCGGAAACGGTACAGATGCCAGGCGGCGAAAATTTAGAGCAGGTCTGGCATCGCTCCATTGCGGCTTGGAAGCAAATTGTGGCGGCTCACAGTGGTGGCGATGCGGTGCAGACTGTGCTGGTGGTCGCCCACGATGCGGTGAATAAAGCCTTGCTGTGCCATGTGCTGGGGATGGGGCCAGAGTCGTTTTGGCGCTTTAAGCAGGGTAATGGCGCGGTCAGCGTGATTGATTACCCCAACGGCATTGACAGCGCTCCGGTGCTGACCACAGCCAACATCACTATTCATCTGTCGGGCAGCGTGTTAGATAAAACCGCAGCGGGGGCACTGTGACGGGGGTTCAGCTCATTCAGCAGGTGCGAGTGCTGGATGCGGTGACGCAAACCGACCAGGTGGCTGATGTATTGATTCGGCAGGGGATGATTGAGGCGATCGCCCCGGTTCTTTCGGATATTCCCGCTGGGGGCGAGGTGGTAGCGGGGCAGGGCAAAGTGCTCATGCCCGGCCTGGTAGATTTGTACAGCCACTCCGGTGAGCCTGGCCATGAGTCGAGGGAAACCCTGGAGTCTTTGCTGAAGGCGGGGCGGGCGGGCGGCTTTACCCGGCTGGGAATTTTACCGGATACTGAACCCGCCATTGACCACCCGGCCATGGTAGATCAGCTGCTGATTCGCCAGCGAAGCTTGGCCTTAAACCATGCTTCGTTGCCCCATCTGTATGTTTGGGGGGCGCTGACCCAAGCGGCCCAGGGGCAGCAAATGGTGGAGCTGGCCGAATTGGCGGCGGCTCCCATTGTGGGCTTTGCCGATGGGCGGGCCATTCAAAATCTGTTGCTGGTGAAGCGGCTGTTGCAATACCTTCAGCCCTGGGGTAAACCGGTAGCGCTGTGGAGCTGCGATCGCACCCTCCGAGACAGCGGCGTTGCTCGCGACGGCCCATTCTCGCTGATCTACGGTCTAGTGGGTGATCCGGCCAGTTCTGAAACCGCTGCTCTAGCCGCCCTGCTAGAATGCGTGGCTGAGGTTGGTACCCCCGTGCACCTGATGCGCATTTCCACGGCACGCGGGGTGGAGCTGGTGCGCCAGGCCAAGGCCCAAGGACTGCCCGTGACCGCTAGCACCTCCTGGATGCATCTGCTGTTGAGCGCCCAGGATTTGCACAGCTATGACCCCAATCTGCGGCTGGCCCCGCCCCTGGGCAACCCCGAGGACCGGCTGGCGCTGGTGGCGGGGGTAAAGGCGGGGGTAATCGATGCGATCGCCATTGACCATACCCCCCACACCTACGAAGACAAGACCGTGGGCTTTCCCTCGGCCCCGCCCGGTGCCATTGGCCTAGAGCTGGCTTGGCCCCTGTTGTGGGATGCCTTCGTCACCCAGGGGGACTGGTCGCCCCTGACTCTAGTGCAGGCGCTGAGCACCCATCCTGCTCGCTGTTGGGGCCAGACGCCGCCCACGCTGCAAGTCGATCAGCCCGCCGAAATGGTGCTGTTTAACCCCGGTGAAACCTGGACGGTGACGGCCTCTAACCTCTGCTCGCTTTCGGCCAATACGCCCTGGCTGGGGCAGACGCTACCAGGGCGCATCGTCAGGACGTGGGTGCCGGCCCGCTAGCGCGGGCGAGCTTTCTGGTAATTGGGGTGCGATCTACTTGGCGTCCATCCAGTTGAGGCCAGCATGGGCTTCGACCTTGAGGGGCACTTTGAGCTTCACCGCTGACTCCATCACGGCAATCAGCTTGGGCTCCAACTCGCTCCATTCGTCGGGAGGCACTTCAAACACCAGTTCGTCGTGGACTTGTAGCAGCAGGTTGGCCTGGTAATCTTTCAGCAGCTCGTGCAGCCGAATCATGGCGATTTTGATGATGTCGGCGCTGCTGCCCTGGATCGGGGCGTTGGCGGCGGCTCTTAGCATGCCCGCGTCGTAGCCGTTGGTGCGCAGTGAGTCTAAGTCAATGGCAGCGGGGTCGGTGCCTTGGAGCGATCGCAGCTTGCCATCGGTAAAGTTGAAGTAGCGCCGCCTGCCGCAGATGGTTTGCACGTAGCCCTGGGCGATCGCCTCCCGCTGCATCTGTTGTAGATATTCAAACACCTTGGGGTAGCGATCGTAGTAGCGATCGATAAAGATCTTGGCCTCGCTGCGGCTCACCCCGGCCTCGCGGGCAAAGCGCACCGACCCCATGCCGTAGATAATGCCAAAATTGATCACCTTGCCCGCCCGGCGCTCTTCGGCAGTGATCTCGTCTTTTTCGAAGAGCAGTTTGGCGGTCAGGGTGTGGACATCGTCATTGGTGTTGTAGGCCTCCACCAGCACTGGCTCACCGCTGAGGTGAGCCAGAATGCGCAGCTCAATCTGGGAGTAGTCGGCCGCCACCAGCCGCCATCCGGTGGCAGGGATGAACGCCGCTCGAATTTTACGGCTAAAGGCGGTGCGAATCGGAATGTTTTGCAGGTTAGGGTTTGACGACGACAGCCGTCCGGTAGCCGTCACCGCCTGGTTAAAGTCGGTGTGCACCCGGTGGGTGTCGGGGCGAATCAGGGTGGGCAGGGCATCGACGTAGGTCGATTTTAGCTTCGACAGGGTGCGGTGCTCGACTACCAGATCGACCACAGCGTGGTCACCCTGGAGCTTTTCGAGGGTTGCCGCATCGGTAGAGTAGCCGCCAGATTTGTTTTTGCGCGACTTGCGCTTATCGAGGCCCAGCTTTTCAAAAAACAGCGCGCTCAGCTGCTTGGGCGACCCTAGGTTAAAGGTTTCCCCGGCGGCCTCGTAGGCGGTTTGCTCAAGGCGGGCCAGATCGGTTTCGAGTTGCTGAGAGAAGCTGGCTAGGTAGTCGGGGTCAACACGAATGCCGCTGCACTCCATTTCGGCCAGCACCGGCTCAAGGGGTAGCTCAATGGCGGTGAACAGGGCTTTGAGATCCGGCAGCTGGTCGAGCTCGGCCTGGAGCTGGGGCACCAGCAGGTAGGTCGTGTGTACGTCGGCCCCACAGTAGTGGGCGACCTCGGCGATCGCGATCTCAGCAATGGTTTTGCCCTTAGGTACCAAGTCTTCGTAGCTCTGGGCCACCATATTCAGGTAGCGCAGGCTGAGGTCAGTGAGGTTGTGGGTGGCCTCGGGGTTGAGCACATAGCTGGCCAGCATGGTGTCGAAAACTACCCCCGCCAGATTTAGGCCCTGGTGGCGCAGCACGAGGCGATCGTACTTGGCATTTTGCAGCGCCTTGGGAAACTCGTCGCTCTCAAGTACCGGGCGTAGGGCTTCTAGCACCATCGCCAGTGGTAAATGCTGGCCCTCGGTGTGGCCCACCGGAATGTAGGCCATCTCGTCGCGGCCTGTGCCCCAGCAGCAGCCAATGCCCACTAAAGTGGCATCTCTCGGTTCTAATGAGGTGGTCTCGGTGTCCCAGGCGACGGGGGCTTGGGGGTCTTTTTGCTCCGAGAGAATATCGAGCAGTTCGTAGAGTTGGGCTTCGGTTGTGATGATCCAAGGGGCGATCGCCACCTCATCTACCCCCTGGGCACTGTCGGTTTCTTCTGCTGTGAAGAAGGCCACATCCGCGCCGCCAGTATCCTCAAAGCGGCTGGAACGACGGGGTTCTGGGCTGCGATCGCCCCCACTCAGTGCCTGGCTTGCCTTCGCCGCCGTCTCTGCCGCCGCTGCGCCACCAAACGCAGTTTGCAGCTTGCCCAGACGATTGACAAAATTTTGAAATTCCAGCTTCTTCAGCGCCGGAATCACCCGGTCGGGGTCAAAGCCTTCTAGCTTGCAGGTGGCTAAGTCAATGGGCAGATCGACATCGGTGATGATCTTGGCCAGATAGCGCGAGTGATAGGCCGACTCTTTGCCCTCAATCAGCTTTTTCTGGGTGGCCCCTTTAATATTGTCGATGTCAGCGTAGATGGCATCGAGGTCACCGTACTCGTTGAGCAGTTTTACAGCCGTTTTTTCACCAATCCCCTTTACCCCAGGAATATTGTCTGACTTGTCGCCACAGAGTGCTTTATAGTCCACTACTTGGGCGGGGAAAATATTGAGTTTGTCTTTTACATCCTGAATTTTGAATTCTTGGATCAGGGTATTTTTAACCGTGCTCAAGTGCAGTACGGTGATGCACTCGTCGGGGTCAATTAGCTGAAACAGATCCTGGTCGCCGCTGAGAATTTTGACGCAAAACCCCTCTCTCAGGGCCTTGGTGGCCAGGGTGCCGATCACATCGTCGGCCTCAAATCCGGGGGCCACGTAGATATTTAGGCCAAAGTCGGTGAGCAGGGTTTTAAGGTTCTGCACGTCTTCGACAAAGCCCTCGGGTGCTTCAGGCCGACCGTCTTTATAGGTGCTGTCTGCCGTGTGGCGAAAAGTGGGCTGGTCGAGGTCAAAGGCGACGGCGGCATACTGGGGCTTTTCGACCTCCATCATGTCGAGCAAAGACTTTAAGAAGCCGTAGCACACGCTGGTGGGAATGCCCGTGGAGGTGCGCAAGCCACCATCGGCATTTTTAGCAAAGGCATAGTAGGAGCGAAAGGCCAGGGAGTGGCCATCGACGAGCATGAGGGTGGGCTTGTCGGCCTGGGATGGAGTTGCTGCCACAGCGGTTTCTTGGGGTCAAGGATTGAGTTCTTATTGTAAGGGGCAGGGCTGGAGGAATCAGACGGAGTCAGCGGTAGCGATGGGGCTGCGTCGCTCAACCAGTACCCCCGGTTGGTAGGTAAGCCGTCACACCCCATGACCACAACGACCAATGCATGGGGTAGTCTAGAGAACAACCGAATTTAGATCACCTAGCTGAACCCATGGCCAACCTCGAACCCACCATTACCCCTACCATTGAGCGATCTAAGGCGGGCTTTAACGACTATGCTGAGCGGCTCAACGGGCGGGCTGCCATGCTGGGTTTTGTGGCGCTGGTGTTGTTTGAGCTGGCGACGGGGCAGGCGATCGTTACCTGGCTGGGGCTGCGCTAGTCAACAACACTGCTCTTTTGGGCAACCTATGTCGTAAGCAGGGCGATTCCCCCGTTGCCTTGCCTGATAATTTTCCTGCGGAACACCCCTGGTTGAGGGGCAGGGGGAATTGCCCAGGGCCTCTGCACTGTTCTTGCCCTTGTTATCTCAGGAGACCGACCCATTAAGGCGCTTTTTAGAAAATCACCGTGGATTGCTACGGCGCTTACCGTTGGCGCTGTAGATGGTCTGATGGGCGCAGCAGAGGAGAAGGTGTCTCTGGCGCTATTTGGTTTGCTGCTGGCGGGGGGGGCCGTTACTCTCAGCTGGGGGCACATTCAGCGCCATGCAGCGACATCTAACCGGGCGGCGGTGCTGCTGCTGCCGCCGGGCCAAGTCTACAGCCCACCCTCTACAGGCCTAAACGATCTACAGGCTAAGACGGGTGACGAGTCTACCCCTTGAAGCGGGCACTTGGTTTGACTACAAGAGCGACAGTTGGCGTTGAGCAGGTGATCGAGGCTGCGCTGGCGGTAAAGACTGACGTTTTGACGAATGTAGCCTTCGATCTCCAGCTCTGACAGGTCAGTGGCGATCAAAATGGCTTGGGGGGTGCTTAGCGCTTGGCGGCTCAGGTTGATGTGGGCCAGGTTGTCGCAAAAGCTAACCTGGGGCGAATGCACCACTACGGGTAACTTCTGAGGCTGACTGCGAAAACCTTCGGGGCGCTGCTGAGCGTAGTGGTCTTTAAATTGCAGGGTGCAGGTGCCATTGGTGTAGCTGCGGCTGCGAATGTGGCGCTGAAAAGGCACGGTGAGAAAGCCGTCGGCGGTGAGGCTGTACCACCACGATTTGTGCCAGGCCTGGGAGGGTAGGTTGAGAATGTGCTGCACCTCGTCGGGGGCAAAGCCCGATCGCGCCAGCAGGGTTTCGGCCTCGGAGAACGACACATTTTGCGCCAGGGTGGCCAGATCGGATTGGCAGGGGGTGATGGCCTGGTACTCACGATGGTTGCTGACGGCAGGCAGGGGTGGAGCCTCAGGGTAAGACCCCGCTAGCACGCAGTTGATGTGCTCAAAGGTGAGCACGGCATCGATATGGCTGTGGACCTCGGGCAGCGGCACGCTGACCTCGACGGTGACTGAGCCAATCTCGTGGGGATGGGCGATCGCGGGCAAACTCTCGGTGAGGAGCGATCGCAAAAACCCATCGTCGGCCACGGCCAGGGCTAGTTGTGGGTCAGCCGGGGTGGGGCTGACCGTCTGTTGCCGGGGCGATGCCGGGGCGAGAGGAGAGCTAACCATAGGTAAACACTCGCCAAACAAAATTAGGAGGATGCTGGGGTGGCCCGTTGGCCCAATCACTAGCGGGTCAGATAGATCTAGCCACTCTAGTGCCATCGTTCTACCAATCCGGTGGGGTGATCGGTAACCCACCGCCAGGAAACGTTGCACAGGTTTGCACAGCGCAACGTAAAGGCTGTACTTCGTTACGGTTAGAGCGGTTTGTGGAATGGTTCGGGATGTGTCGGCCCAGCCTGGGTGGCTGCACAACAAAAAAGGCGCTGCGATCGCAGCGCCTGGAGCTTTGTTTAGGGGTTAAACATTGAGTTGACTCAATTATGCGCGATTAAGCCTGCGCCGAGTCACTTTGGGGTGCAGTGTCATCGAGCACTTCGATGTGGACAGGGGCAGGGGGTTCGGCAGGCCGACTAATTTTGCTGTAGGCCAGGGCGACTAGAGAGCGCACCCCGCGCACCAGAGGCCGAAACGGATCGTAGCGATCGCTGTGCCCAGCGCTCATATCAGCGTCAAAGCGGTCGATTTGGGCTTGTAGGTTGGCCAGCAGGCTTTGCGCCCAATCTACCTTGCGATCGTTGGCTAGATAGCGCAGGTCGGCAAAGATTTGTGCCCAGGTGGGAGCGGGGGCCTCGGGGACAGCGGCTTCAGCTTCGGCCTCGACCGCCTCGGCTACCGCATCGGCAACGGCTTCAGCGGCGGCGGCATCGGCGGCTTCGTTGACCCTGATTTGCTCAATCATTTCTGCCAAAGTTTTACGGCCCTGGGTTTCGATTTCGCTAGAGCCATCTCTCAACTCAGCTAGGGCTTCGGTGGCGGCAGCTTTGACAATCTCGCGAATGCGATCGACCCGCTGGCCACCTTGTTTTTGAGCTTTTTCCCACTCGGTCTTAACGCGATCTTGCACAGTGTTAGTCATGGGGCTTCTCCTAGTTTTCCTGATTTGAATTGGGGGGTAATAAGGGGTCTAAACTACAGCAACAGAATCTACATCAATTACTGTTTTGTTGTCGTCTACGACGGTGGTTGTGGTGGCAAACTCGTCTACTTGGTTCGGTTTGCGCTTGCGATCGAGCAAAATCTGGCTGATTTCGGTAATGGCGATCGTGGCGATAAGGCCATCGTCAATCCAACCCAAAATGGGAATGGCGTCGGGGGCGATATCAATGGGGCTGACCAGGTAAATCAAGGTGCCAAACAACACAACCCAGCGATACTTTGAGTTGCGGAGCAACCGACGGTACCAGTTCATGAAAGGCTTACCAAAAAATCGTTTTGCCATTGCTATCTCCTTTGCCCGACAAAACTATCTTGACAGACTTAAACGGTAGGCACAGGTGTGGCTTACCCGTGAAAAAGCTGGGTTTTTACACCGAATAGACCGTAGGGCGAAAGCCGTAGGAATAAAGGGATTAGAGCGTCACTGGGAGATGGGTGAGTGAGCCCAAATCTAGGGATTGCAACGCATTGATGGATAAGGCCAATTTCTGTAGAGTTGCCCGCTTGTATGGGATGAATCGCGCCACTGGGGGAGTCCGGGGTATGATGTGGCAGATTTTGGTGGTAGCTGGGTCTATGTCATCCTTTCAACTACGTGTTTATGTTCCGCCGCACCCGTTGGTTAAGCATTGGCTGGGGGTAGCCCGCGATGCCGATACGCCAGGGCCCTTGTTTCGCACGGCGATGGAAGAACTGGGCCGTTGGCTGACCTATGAGGCGATTCTTGACTGGTTGCCAACTATGGATACTACGGTGAATACGCCCTTAGGCCCGGCTCCGGCGACCTTTATCAACCCCGAGGTGCCGACTATGATCGTGCCGATTTTGCGGGCAGGGCTGGCGCTGATGCCGGGCATTCAGGCTCTGTTGCCCTTGGCTTCGGTGTACCACGTGGGGTTTGTGCGCAACGAAGAAACCCTAGAGGCCAGCTGCTATTTAAATAAACTGCCTGACCAACTAGATCCTCAAACGCGAGTGATTATCAGTGAACCGATGCTGGCCACGGGCGGCACGATTATGGCGATGATGGCCGAACTGACCCAGCGCGGCATTGACCCTGCGGTTGTGCGGGTGGTGTCGATTGTGGCCGCTCCGCCGGCCCTGCAAAAACTGGCGGCGGCTTACCCCACCGTGACGATCTACACCGCCATGATCGATGAAGTGGTGAATGATAAAGGATTTATTGTGCCAGGTCTGGGAGATGCGGGCGATCGCACCTTTGGCACGTAACCTTGGCCACTTAGGATAGTGGATTCAATAACCTGTAACGGCTGGATTCCCTGTGAGGGCGAACAACCGTTCGCCCCTACCCAAGAATTTCACTTTAATAAATCCATATTCCTGAGGAGATTTCCAGGAAAGAAGATACCTGCTTTAATCCAGCGACTGTAGCCGCTGTAGGGTGGGCATTGCCCACCATTAGGGGAACTATTTTCCAGAAGTCGCCTTAACCTCTGGCACCTAGGGGTTTTATAACTAAGACAGGGAAACTAAAACAGGGAACCGTTGAACCAATGCTAGCTGAGCAGATCGGGTTAGGCTTGAAGTAGCCCCACCCTAGCAGCTTGATCGGGCGGTTTTGAGTGCTCCTGGTGGCACCCTAACGCTGGCTTTGGCACAATTAAGGTATTCTATGCATCGGTTCTGCGGGTTCAGTTCTTTCGGGTTTAGTGGATAGCGTCCTATGAGTCAGCAAGACAGTTTTGTCGGCGGGTTTTTGCTCGGCACCCTGGTGGGCGGGGCGTTAGGTGGCGTGGTGGGTGCCCTGGCGGCCTCCCGAATTCAGTCGGGGGGCAAAGCCAAGCCCTTGCGGCCCAAAGCCGATGGTGAGCTTGCCTTTGGCGAGTTTGACGACACCGATGAAGACAGCATTGAGGCGGCGCGTTTGGGGCTAGAGGCCAAAATTGCCCAACTCAATGAGGCGATCGATGACGTGCGCCAGCAGCTTGGCGGCATCAACGGTCACTCTGAGCGTTCTTGGGAAACCCCCTCCCGCCTTGACTCTTAACGATCTCTACCGGGTTCGTGTTCTTTCTTGATAAAGCAAACCGTTACACTAGCTGACAGGCAAATACGTTCCGTGTATTGTTGATAACGATTACTGCCGAGGTTCCCAGATGGACATATTGGTACAAACCCTCACTACTTTTCTGTCGATTTACACGATTTTGCTGATCGTGCGTATTCTTTTGAGCTGGTTTCCCAATGTGGATTGGTTTAGCCCTCCTTTCTCGGTATTAAGTCAGCTAACTGACCCCTACCTAAACCTGTTTCGATCGATCATTCCTCCGCTGGGGGGTATTGACCTATCGCCCATTTTGGCGTTCTTGCTGCTGTCATTTTTGCGTCAGGGTCTGGTGGCGATCGCCGCTGCTACCGCCTCTAGCTACGCCTACTTCTAAGTTGACTTCAGCGCTAGTCTCACTTAATACCTGGCTGCCAAAGCCTTCTTCCTCCATTGGAAAAAGTCTGGGTGCCAGGTTTAGTTTTTGGGACCATAAATTACTGCTCACAGGTAATTAGGAGCTTTCCAGAAAAGAAGATCCTCGCTTTACTCGGCAGACTGTAGCCACCGTAGGGTGGCACTGCCCACCACGAGGGAGAAAGTTTTCCAGAAGTCGTCTTAGCGCTAGCGATGCTTGGCCTTTTCGCGTCGTCTACATAGATGCCAAGTCTTGCCGCTGAGCAGAGGCCAGGCTTCCCTATAATGGGGGTTTGTGACCTTTTGCCATTCATTTGCCCTAGCTATGTCGTCTGATTCAAATCGCCCCGGTCAAAGCGCCTCTAGTCTTGAAGAAATTCGTGCAGCGCGGCTGCAAAAAGTTGAGGATCTCAAGCAGCTAGGCCAAAACCCCTTTGCCTATCGCTGGGCGGTGACGGCAAAAACTGCCGACCTTCAGGCCAAGTACGCCGACCTTGAAGCGGGGGAAGAAGTTGCTGTAGAGGTTTCCCTCGCCGGGCGCATTCTCGCGCGACGGGTGTTTGGCAAACTGGCTTTCTTCACCCTGCAAGACGAGAGCGGCATCATTCAGCTTTACCTCGAAAAGGCTACCATTCAAGCTCACATGGGGGCGGCGGATGAGCAGGCCTTTGACCATCTGAAGCAGCTTACCGACGTGGGCGATATTCTCGGCGTGCGGGGCACGATCAAGCGCACTGAGAAAGGCGAACTCTCGGTCAAAGTGCAGGAGTATGCCATGCTGACCAAGGCGCTGCTCCCCCTGCCCGACAAGTGGCACGGCCTCACTGACGTGGCCAAGCGCTACCGCCAGCGCTACGTCGATTTAATCGTCAACCCCACGGTGCGCGACACCTTTCGCAAGCGGGCGCTGATCACCTCGGGCATTCGTCGCTACTTAGAAGATCGCGGCTTTTTAGAAATTGAAACGCCGGTGCTGCAAAGTGAGGCTGGAGGGGCCGAGGCGCG is a genomic window of Nodosilinea sp. E11 containing:
- a CDS encoding YggT family protein encodes the protein MDILVQTLTTFLSIYTILLIVRILLSWFPNVDWFSPPFSVLSQLTDPYLNLFRSIIPPLGGIDLSPILAFLLLSFLRQGLVAIAAATASSYAYF